Proteins encoded in a region of the Leishmania major strain Friedlin complete genome, chromosome 14 genome:
- a CDS encoding putative proteasome alpha 3 subunit, whose translation MSHRYDSRTTTFSPEGRLYQVEYAVEAIQQAGTVIGVCTKDGVVLAGEKMVPHPLFDSENMQDKNISGEKMYKIAEHIGCSVAGVTSDAYALLNYARLSALRHQYTFQEPIAIEDLCRILCDEKQLYTQYGGVRPYGVSFLLVGWDRYYGYQLYSTEPSGDYSAWSAYAIGQNDQVAHSLLKKDWHENMTLEDGMLLALRVLGKTMDTAKIDLGRVEVAVMRKVPASNVDQLLEPFKHHPKTAPQFQILAPSELKPHAERADQAREAEEQAEAERQRQQEQALES comes from the coding sequence ATGTCTCACCGGTACGACtcccgcaccaccaccttctccCCTGAGGGTCGCCTCTACCAGGTGGAGTACGCCGTGGAGGCGATTCAGCAGGCCGgcaccgtcatcggcgtATGCACGAAAGACGGCGTCGTGCTGGCGGGTGAGAAGATGGTGCCGCACCCGCTCTTTGATAGCGAAAACATGCAAGACAAGAACATCAGCGGGGAAAAGATGTACAAGATCGCTGAGCACATCggctgcagcgtggcggGTGTGACGTCTGATGCGTACGCCTTGCTGAACTACGCTAGGCTTTCGGCACTGCGCCACCAGTACACCTTCCAGGAGCCGATAGCGATCGAGGATCTCTGCCGCATCCTGTGTGACGAGAAGCAGCTCTACACGCAGTACGGCGGTGTGCGCCCCTACGGTGTCTCCTTCCTGCTTGTTGGATGGGACCGCTATTATGGTTATCAGCTCTACTCCACCGAGCCGAGTGGCGACTACAGCGCCTGGAGCGCGTACGCGATCGGACAGAACGACCAAGTGGCGCACTCACTCTTGAAGAAGGACTGGCACGAGAACATGACGCTAGAGGACGGcatgctgctggcgctgcgggtGCTGGGCAAGACGATGGACACGGCAAAGATCGACCTCGGCcgggtggaggtggcggtgatgcgcAAAGTGCCCGCTTCGAACGTTGATCAGCTGCTCGAGCCGTTCAAACACCACCCCAAGACGGCGCCTCAGTTTCAGATTCTCGCCCCTAGTGAACTGAAGCCGCACGCCGAACGCGCCGACCAGGccagggaggcggaggagcaggccgaggcggagcgccagcgccagcaggAGCAGGCTCTGGAGTCGTAA